The following are from one region of the Arthrobacter sp. TMP15 genome:
- a CDS encoding helix-turn-helix transcriptional regulator, which produces MALQQARLAVGMSQRELSARTGVTQSAISNLESEAYTLYAERLSKLLRECGVTVTAEWDDSTESGEPQ; this is translated from the coding sequence ATGGCTTTGCAGCAGGCGAGGCTGGCCGTAGGAATGTCCCAGAGGGAGCTTTCCGCGCGGACAGGCGTCACGCAGAGCGCTATCAGCAATCTGGAGTCCGAGGCCTATACTCTCTACGCGGAAAGGCTTTCTAAGCTCTTGCGCGAATGCGGTGTGACCGTCACCGCGGAGTGGGACGATAGTACTGAAAGTGGAGAACCTCAATGA
- a CDS encoding DUF1579 family protein, with protein MTNEHMRLTAFLGDWTAEGTAFGTDRQGGPWRSVHSAHWYSGGFFIVQDEHANGPFDTMSFLGWDPKRGCYFSWTIDNGGFANNYQVDVDGDTWHFTGEQARATITFSDDSRTQTHHWEFKPEGEWVTLCDRVATRVD; from the coding sequence ATGACGAATGAGCACATGAGGCTGACAGCTTTTCTCGGCGACTGGACTGCAGAGGGCACGGCATTTGGAACCGACAGGCAAGGTGGACCGTGGCGTAGCGTTCACTCCGCTCACTGGTATTCGGGCGGGTTTTTTATAGTGCAAGATGAGCATGCCAATGGACCGTTTGACACGATGAGCTTCCTGGGCTGGGATCCCAAGCGAGGCTGCTATTTCTCGTGGACCATAGACAATGGCGGATTCGCAAACAATTATCAGGTAGACGTTGACGGGGACACGTGGCACTTCACCGGCGAACAGGCACGAGCAACGATCACATTCAGCGACGACAGTCGTACTCAAACTCACCACTGGGAGTTCAAACCCGAGGGTGAGTGGGTCACGCTCTGCGACCGTGTAGCCACGCGCGTCGACTGA
- a CDS encoding GrpB family protein, protein MVDWRDEWPGQFQLLAKQIKDALGWRALVIEHVGSTSVPGLPAKPIIDIDLIVADPNDEASYVPALERAGFELRVREPWWFGHRVLRHLEPPCNLHLFGYDSPEVIKHRIFRDWLRANPDDRVLYSDTKREAAALSQDAGEHSMQYNARKELVIREIYRKAFIATGVLKA, encoded by the coding sequence ATAGTCGACTGGCGTGATGAATGGCCCGGGCAATTCCAATTGCTCGCTAAACAGATCAAGGATGCTCTGGGCTGGCGCGCGCTGGTCATCGAACATGTTGGCTCAACCTCCGTTCCAGGCCTCCCCGCCAAACCGATTATCGACATTGACCTGATCGTCGCCGACCCCAACGATGAGGCGTCATACGTTCCAGCACTTGAACGTGCCGGTTTCGAACTACGGGTTCGGGAACCTTGGTGGTTTGGACATCGCGTCCTGCGCCACTTGGAGCCGCCTTGCAATCTGCACCTCTTTGGCTACGACAGTCCCGAGGTAATTAAGCATCGAATCTTCCGCGACTGGCTTCGCGCCAATCCTGACGATCGTGTTCTCTATTCAGATACCAAGCGCGAGGCGGCAGCTTTGTCTCAGGACGCCGGCGAACATTCCATGCAGTACAACGCCCGCAAGGAACTCGTCATTAGGGAGATTTACCGTAAAGCGTTCATCGCCACAGGTGTACTCAAAGCCTAG
- a CDS encoding DUF2975 domain-containing protein: protein MVIQQIRLMRITVVMLALGSILAQIFITPHVARSFAAAYPEVAYLERPYTIAVIVAIAGFELALLAVWQILSIVKRGAAFTGSPMRWVNFMTVWLLFTAATLIGIIMHATFIANIGTPVMLFGLLASIAFGASALVLRTAVKRGLLTGIFQDDPEQGTPAP, encoded by the coding sequence ATGGTCATCCAACAGATCCGGCTCATGCGTATCACCGTCGTCATGCTGGCGCTTGGGTCGATCCTGGCCCAAATTTTCATCACGCCGCACGTCGCGAGGTCCTTTGCGGCAGCGTATCCTGAGGTCGCCTACCTAGAGCGCCCGTACACCATCGCCGTCATCGTTGCGATCGCCGGCTTTGAGCTGGCACTGCTGGCGGTCTGGCAAATTCTCTCGATTGTGAAGCGGGGAGCAGCGTTCACCGGGTCACCAATGCGTTGGGTTAATTTTATGACAGTCTGGCTCCTCTTCACCGCAGCGACATTGATCGGCATCATCATGCACGCCACTTTCATTGCAAACATTGGCACCCCCGTTATGCTCTTCGGGCTTCTCGCCTCTATCGCTTTCGGAGCAAGCGCACTGGTCTTGAGGACAGCGGTGAAGCGCGGACTCCTAACCGGTATATTCCAAGACGACCCTGAGCAAGGCACCCCTGCCCCGTAG
- a CDS encoding GNAT family N-acetyltransferase, whose product MDDIMRVRRHIDLSTEELDALEKLFDSEYRSEFGVWNPDAPYGYSPADTHVLAFRGQTLAAHVGFQRRSISVGTHEVIVAGTGGVLVDERSRGTGLGARAMRLAQEVMRDEAGVDFGFLGCREEVVPFYESAGWVQIHASERCLSRLDQRSVIVSEGGPNLICSANHHASQCPQGDIDLRGTPW is encoded by the coding sequence ATGGATGACATCATGCGAGTGCGACGGCATATCGACCTCTCGACAGAGGAACTTGATGCGCTGGAGAAGCTTTTCGATAGCGAATACCGGAGCGAGTTCGGCGTATGGAACCCGGATGCACCCTACGGCTATTCGCCCGCAGACACTCACGTGCTGGCGTTTCGCGGTCAAACACTGGCTGCACACGTCGGGTTCCAGCGCCGCTCGATCTCAGTAGGCACCCATGAAGTCATCGTGGCCGGTACGGGAGGTGTCTTGGTCGATGAGCGCTCACGCGGTACTGGTCTCGGTGCACGAGCGATGCGGCTCGCTCAAGAAGTGATGCGAGATGAAGCCGGTGTCGATTTTGGCTTTCTCGGGTGCCGAGAAGAAGTCGTGCCGTTTTACGAGTCGGCGGGGTGGGTTCAGATCCACGCCTCGGAACGGTGTTTATCCCGCCTCGACCAGAGGTCAGTCATCGTGTCCGAGGGCGGACCGAACCTCATCTGTTCCGCCAACCATCACGCGAGTCAGTGCCCGCAAGGTGATATCGATCTTCGGGGTACACCCTGGTGA
- a CDS encoding HipA domain-containing protein encodes MRLHVELSGQFIGVLSGDERTFDFTPARTAIDHFGVGSRALSVAVPLVARPNRAHASRRRSFFEELLPEGDQLEFMLAMAGLRRRDALAFLARFGRDIAGALQIWDADNPTEPQTPEARPVSEEDVHVLLTERAANPLANSGVLGKTSLAGVQPKIVLAQLDGGWHQVFGGFPSTHIVKPIVSNRPTEIFDEEYGARFTRALGVANFDTHLANFGGTDALVIQRFDRDLAVPGGRVHQEDFNQVLGAAGNQKYQAYGGIVNLKRIAEVLRTHGQANDMRKLAVVTTLGVAISNLDMHAKNLGLLHYADGHIALAPAYDFVPHGLREGLDGQLALAVNKKYLHATVTKDDLVLEFSSWGMRGTKDIVNDTLEQVQVIAAREEPVTQAAIGLAENASATVQHLLDGRAAGAMEMGP; translated from the coding sequence ATGAGACTCCATGTTGAGTTGAGCGGTCAGTTCATTGGGGTGCTGAGCGGTGACGAGCGCACATTCGACTTCACACCGGCACGCACGGCTATCGATCATTTCGGGGTGGGTAGCCGGGCCTTGTCCGTCGCTGTGCCATTGGTCGCGCGGCCAAACAGGGCGCACGCGTCGCGGAGGCGGAGCTTCTTCGAGGAACTCCTCCCGGAAGGAGACCAGCTTGAGTTCATGCTGGCGATGGCCGGGTTGCGCAGGCGCGATGCTTTGGCGTTCTTGGCGCGGTTCGGGCGCGACATCGCGGGCGCGCTTCAAATATGGGACGCTGACAATCCTACGGAGCCACAGACCCCCGAAGCCCGGCCGGTGTCGGAGGAGGACGTGCACGTCCTGCTGACTGAGCGCGCCGCGAACCCGCTCGCTAACTCCGGCGTTCTGGGCAAGACTTCGCTCGCCGGCGTGCAGCCGAAGATTGTTCTTGCCCAGCTGGACGGCGGATGGCACCAAGTCTTCGGCGGGTTCCCGTCGACGCACATCGTGAAGCCGATAGTTTCAAACCGGCCCACGGAAATATTCGATGAAGAGTACGGGGCGCGCTTCACCCGTGCGCTTGGCGTTGCCAACTTTGACACGCATCTTGCAAACTTTGGCGGAACCGATGCGCTCGTTATTCAACGGTTCGACCGTGATCTTGCAGTTCCAGGCGGGAGGGTTCACCAAGAAGACTTCAACCAGGTCCTCGGAGCCGCCGGGAACCAGAAATACCAGGCGTACGGCGGCATCGTGAATCTGAAGCGCATCGCTGAAGTACTGAGAACTCACGGTCAGGCAAACGATATGCGGAAGCTTGCCGTCGTCACAACCCTCGGTGTCGCCATCTCAAACCTCGACATGCACGCGAAGAACCTGGGTCTTCTGCACTATGCCGATGGGCACATTGCATTGGCGCCAGCGTATGACTTTGTACCTCATGGTCTTCGCGAAGGGTTGGATGGGCAGCTGGCCCTCGCTGTGAACAAGAAGTACTTGCACGCGACCGTCACCAAGGACGATCTCGTCCTCGAGTTCAGTTCGTGGGGCATGCGCGGCACTAAAGATATCGTCAACGACACGCTTGAACAGGTGCAAGTCATTGCCGCTAGGGAGGAACCCGTTACTCAGGCGGCGATAGGATTGGCCGAGAATGCTAGTGCGACTGTGCAGCATCTGCTCGACGGACGTGCCGCGGGCGCAATGGAAATGGGCCCGTGA
- a CDS encoding ornithine carbamoyltransferase produces the protein MMHHLLRLDDWTPSNLHELFYVAREFEQGCGPRVKGSAVLFFPSSSLRTRVSFERGALLMGLQPITLPPETLDKPEALVDVAGYLGQWADIVVARHPSIALLEEIAAANVLPVVNAMTDVNHPCEVLSDLYTLSVTSDPLELRYLFVGADGNISRAWQEAARAFGLDLVQCCPPELSSPGAAWNGDLRDASSRADVIITDGPGKHAEALAPYQVTAEVLHWAPDGVRLAPCPPFVRGREVSADAIASASFVGHGFKSALLPVQQAIMSMLLDSARK, from the coding sequence ATGATGCATCACCTTCTGCGCCTGGATGATTGGACCCCTTCAAACCTGCATGAACTGTTCTACGTGGCTAGAGAATTCGAACAGGGGTGCGGGCCACGCGTAAAAGGCAGCGCCGTGCTCTTCTTTCCGTCGTCCAGTCTTCGCACGCGGGTATCGTTCGAGCGCGGGGCCTTGCTGATGGGGCTACAACCTATAACTCTCCCGCCCGAAACGCTCGACAAGCCGGAGGCACTGGTCGATGTAGCGGGCTATCTTGGGCAGTGGGCGGATATAGTGGTCGCCCGTCATCCCAGCATCGCGCTTCTTGAGGAGATCGCTGCGGCGAACGTCCTTCCGGTGGTGAACGCCATGACCGATGTGAACCACCCATGCGAGGTCTTGTCCGACTTGTATACTCTCTCCGTGACCAGCGATCCATTGGAGCTGCGCTACCTTTTCGTGGGGGCCGATGGGAACATCTCTCGGGCGTGGCAGGAAGCTGCACGTGCCTTTGGGCTCGACCTGGTCCAGTGTTGCCCGCCCGAGTTGTCCAGCCCGGGTGCTGCGTGGAATGGCGACCTCAGGGACGCTTCAAGCCGCGCTGACGTGATCATTACCGACGGCCCTGGCAAACACGCAGAAGCCCTTGCCCCCTATCAGGTGACAGCCGAGGTGTTGCATTGGGCACCCGATGGGGTCCGGCTGGCTCCTTGCCCGCCATTCGTGCGTGGGCGAGAAGTCTCCGCCGATGCAATCGCTAGCGCGTCCTTCGTCGGTCACGGATTCAAGTCGGCCTTGCTGCCGGTACAACAGGCCATCATGTCAATGCTTCTAGACTCGGCTCGTAAATAA